From one Halobacteriovoraceae bacterium genomic stretch:
- a CDS encoding HAMP domain-containing histidine kinase, whose translation MGNYFRKNRKILPILLGASSLALVITLIFIFNATSSLSSQSKLIEGSRVCFSRVGQVFSARAMENLNSNYLTKEFYKDTERCYSESIDIAKTLKNSELLEKLNNLATETHWFHERVKQFGSQNLQKTVSLESINEKFNELETLNNSLVDHIEYISNDLIRSLRIQKIVGICSFLLLLSIVSYFGFYVRGRDESNSQLEEMAKIELAKDKIQPLEIQKIIGTALGKNELSFCQELFYNYHYSHYRQKNKVVQTKKETKKVEIRPENIVQSNQQKEKIILSVNVDDVLTKVITVLKEKIFIEGVILEIDIDQDIYVHANEEDLEHILYQLLMHSINSCANVFGKKRISFNLKKLGGTILLNIEDNGVGFAPEFIHSYVHGKQINSNELGIELQICSELLKQSDGEIAFANILDESGMIVGGEVKLLFRRAQKISSIDTDIIEDKLNDETSQPQLVKLVRGKKKDLVNSL comes from the coding sequence ATGGGCAATTATTTCAGAAAAAATAGAAAAATTCTGCCAATTTTATTAGGTGCATCTTCATTGGCCCTAGTTATTACATTAATTTTCATATTTAATGCTACAAGTAGTTTATCTTCACAATCAAAACTAATTGAGGGTTCAAGAGTTTGTTTTTCAAGGGTTGGGCAAGTTTTTTCTGCTCGGGCCATGGAAAATTTAAATTCTAACTATCTGACAAAAGAATTCTATAAGGACACTGAGCGTTGTTATAGTGAGTCAATTGATATTGCAAAAACGCTGAAAAATTCTGAATTATTAGAAAAATTGAATAATCTGGCCACTGAAACTCACTGGTTTCATGAGAGGGTAAAACAATTTGGTTCGCAGAATCTACAAAAAACAGTCAGTTTAGAGTCAATTAATGAAAAGTTTAATGAACTTGAAACATTAAATAATTCACTTGTTGATCATATTGAATATATTTCAAATGATTTAATTCGTAGTTTAAGAATTCAAAAAATTGTTGGGATTTGTAGTTTTCTATTACTTTTATCTATTGTTTCTTATTTTGGGTTTTATGTTCGTGGGAGAGATGAGAGTAATTCACAATTAGAGGAGATGGCCAAGATTGAACTGGCCAAGGATAAGATTCAACCTCTTGAGATCCAAAAAATCATCGGAACAGCATTAGGAAAAAATGAACTTTCATTTTGTCAGGAACTTTTTTACAACTACCATTATTCTCATTACAGACAAAAAAACAAAGTAGTTCAGACTAAAAAGGAAACCAAGAAAGTTGAAATTAGGCCAGAGAATATTGTTCAATCAAATCAACAGAAGGAAAAAATCATCCTTAGTGTAAATGTAGATGATGTATTGACGAAAGTTATTACAGTCTTAAAGGAAAAAATTTTTATTGAGGGTGTCATTCTTGAAATAGATATTGACCAAGACATTTATGTACACGCTAATGAAGAAGATTTGGAACATATTCTTTATCAATTATTGATGCATTCGATTAATTCTTGTGCGAATGTTTTTGGAAAAAAGAGAATTTCATTTAACCTTAAGAAGCTTGGTGGCACTATTTTACTAAATATTGAAGATAATGGGGTTGGATTTGCTCCAGAATTTATTCATTCATATGTACATGGAAAGCAAATTAACTCCAATGAACTTGGAATTGAATTACAAATTTGTAGTGAGCTACTCAAACAGTCAGATGGAGAAATTGCATTTGCAAATATTTTAGATGAGAGTGGGATGATTGTTGGAGGTGAAGTCAAGCTACTCTTTAGAAGAGCTCAGAAGATTTCTAGCATTGATACTGATATTATTGAGGATAAACTCAATGATGAGACTTCTCAACCGCAGCTTGTTAAATTGGTACGTGGTAAAAAGAAAGACCTTGTCAATAGTCTTTAA